The Lactuca sativa cultivar Salinas chromosome 2, Lsat_Salinas_v11, whole genome shotgun sequence genome includes a window with the following:
- the LOC111898567 gene encoding BEL1-like homeodomain protein 1 has protein sequence MASYYSGNSEIQGGDGLQTLVLMNPGYVNYSDHHQPPPQPPAGNFMFLNNHHQQPSQTQQFVGIPLSSQPSGSIHSQHDISALHTFMPRVQYNMYSPVELAAPPHEVARFQQGLSLTLSSQQSGFGSQGTGVPTASPRGEGRVIPGGGAGGGGDGGGGGSTPSASGVSNGVNSMQSVLLNSKYLKATHELLEEVVNVGKGVFKNSDHSTKNLITTGGGGSPAQTSGDETSSKRVDGAELTTAERQEVQMKKAKLVNMLDEVEQRYRQYHNQMQIVISWFEQASGIGSAKTYTALALQTISKQFRCLKDAIMGQIKTASRNLGEEDNKIEGGSRLKFVDNQIRQQRALQQLGMIQHNAWRPQRGLPERSVSVLRAWLFEHFLHPYPKDSDKHMLAKQTGLTRSQVSNWFINARVRLWKPMVEEMYLEETKEQEQNRLKENKGSKSEQSDENENSLSRQENSKSVSPENSKRNFNQPPPPSISVSPTGINFQNQSGFSSQMDGITQFNSKKPRTNVGFMGNPTDFMGGLGGYPVGEIERFGNHQFQSPYSGNAVSLTLGLPNENISGMELAETNEFEPMNQQSSSHSTTIYETINIQNQKRFGAQPLPDFVT, from the exons ATGGCGAGTTATTACAGTGGGAATTCGGAAATTCAAGGCGGAGATGGGTTGCAGACGCTGGTTTTGATGAACCCTGGTTATGTAAACTATTCcgaccaccaccaaccaccaccacaacctcCGGCTGGGAATTTCATGTTTCTTAACAATCATCATCAACAACCATCGCAGACACAACAATTTGTAGGGATCCCTCTTTCGTCACAACCATCGGGTTCTATTCACTCCCAACACGACATCTCTGCTCTACACACCTTCATGCCACGAGTCCAGTACAACATGTATTCTCCGGTGGAGCTGGCGGCGCCACCGCATGAGGTCGCAAGATTCCAACAAGGTTTATCGTTAACACTCTCGTCTCAGCAATCCGGATTCGGGTCTCAGGGTACCGGAGTACCCACTGCTTCTCCGAGGGGAGAAGGAAGAGTAATTCCAGGCGGCGGCGCTGGTGGTGGCGgagacggtggtggtggtggatcgACACCATCAGCATCTGGGGTTTCGAACGGAGTTAACAGTATGCAGAGTGTACTCTTGAATTCCAAATACTTAAAAGCAACCCATGAGCTTCTTGAAGAAGTTGTGAACGTGGGTAAAGGAGTTTTCAAGAACTCCGATCATTCCACCAAGAACCTCATCACCACCGGCGGTGGCGGATCACCGGCGCAAACCAGCGGAGATGAAACCAGCAGCAAACGTGTCGATGGAGCTGAACTTACCACCGCAGAAAGACAAGAAGTTCAAATGAAGAAAGCGAAACTCGTAAACATGCTTGATGAG GTGGAACAGAGGTACAGACAATACCATAACCAGATGCAGATTGTGATCTCATGGTTTGAACAAGCATCTGGAATCGGATCTGCGAAAACTTACACAGCATTAGCGCTTCAAACAATTTCGAAGCAATTCAGATGCTTGAAAGATGCGATCATGGGGCAAATTAAAACTGCTAGCAGGAATTTAGGTGAAGAAGACAATAAGATTGAAGGTGGATCACGTCTGAAATTTGTAGATAATCAGATTCGACAACAAAGAGCTTTACAACAATTGGGAATGATTCAACACAACGCATGGAGACCCCAAAGAGGATTGCCTGAACGTTCTGTTTCTGTTCTTCGTGCTTGGCTGTTTGAACATTTCCTCCATCC aTATCCTAAGGATTCAGACAAGCATATGCTTGCAAAACAAACCGGGCTTACTAGGAGTCAG GTTTCGAATTGGTTTATAAATGCTCGAGTGAGGCTATGGAAGCCAATGGTTGAGGAGATGTACTTGGAAGAAACGAAAGAACAAGAACAAAACAGACTCAAAGAAAACAAAGGGAGTAAAAGCGAACAAAGTGACGAAAACGAAAATTCGTTATCAAGACAAGAAAACTCAAAAAGTGTTTCACCGGAAAATTCGAAAAGAAACTTCAACCAACCTCCTCCACCATCAATATCTGTTTCTCCCACTGGAATCAACTTCCAAAACCAGTCTGGTTTCTCTTCACAAATGGACGGAATCACACAATTCAATAGCAAGAAGCCGCGAACGAATGTAGGTTTTATGGGAAATCCGACTGACTTCATGGGGGGCCTGGGTGGGTACCCTGTCGGAGAAATCGAGCGGTTTGGTAATCACCAATTCCAATCACCATATTCGGGAAATGCAGTCTCTTTGACTTTAGGTCTCCCTAATGAAAACATTAGTGGAATGGAATTAGCCGAAACGAATGAATTCGAACCCATGAATCAACAATCTTCTTCACACTCAACCACAATTTATGAGACCATCAACATTCAAAATCAAAAAAGGTTTGGAGCACAACCTCTGCCCGATTTTGTTACTTAA